TGGCTgaaggatgagaagaaaaaaaggcttGACAAGGTAATTTTCACATCCAGAAAAGCTCTGTAGTCCACTCACGAATTTTGGAGtgtgaaaattattttcatctgaaaacatgataaatttttcCAACGATGCATCTGATTGATATACAGATAAACTTACCCAACTACACTGTCTAATATAAGATGTCATTTGAATATCTAAAGGACATTTGATAAAACgaacatttttttcttggaaCACATGTTAAAAACATATATTCTAAGAACACCATTTTCTCTGAGAGGGAGAAGATGTGGAGATTGAAccaatgctctctctctctctctctctgtgaacaAAATCGAATTCTTCGttgttactttttctttttgtggtttgCAACAGCTTAAAATGCTAGCGAAGACACTGAAAAGTCTGTGGAGTCTGATGGACACTCCAGTTGAAGAACAGCGTGCATTTGCTCATGTAACAGCAACCTTACTggcatcatcaccatcatcatctgATATATCAAGTTCAGTAATCCTCACCCTGGAGGTGATTCATAAGGTGAAAATATTATCCAGATTTGCAGTTTCAACAGAACTCTCTTTAACAATGCTCTCCTGTGGTCAGTATCTTCTGAAAGTGTATTTGATACTTCTGGTTCTACTCAGGCCGAGGTCGAGGTTGAGAGGCTAGATCAATTAAAAGCCACCAAAATGAAAGTTCTCTTCTATAGGAAACGAATGGAGCTCGAGGAAATATGCAAGAGAAGTCACCTGGACTTTGCCCCACTAACCGAGATGGACAGCTTGGTCGATTTGATAAATTCTGGTATGATATAATCTATTCCTAAGTAATGGACTTTATGCATGTTGAGAACTTCAAATCTTCAAGCTCATCACATAAGAAAGACTAGAGTGGTCCACGAACTTAAATCGCAGCATAAGCAAAGACAGAAGATCTAATAAGGTCATGTACAAGTAACATTGGAATTTCATTTCCATGGCTTTTAGGAGAAGGCCCGGAAAAAaaggttacaacaaaaaaacaaggaacTTTTCAAACGTGTTTCTTCGTACAGATATATGCTTTTATAGGTCacaaattctttgaaattttcatatttaacaCAAGATCTTTGGGTGAGTAGAAGCCACTCGAAGATGGGGCAAAATTGTCCcgcatttcttttgctttcaagGTTCAAAGCTGCTTCAAGGCCTGAGTGGACCAATGATACACTCATCAACTAGAGCGTGCGTCACTGTCCTTATTTACagtttaaagaaaaaacatccaTAAGAATCAAACAGATGAAGCCCACAAGCCCAACCAACTGAGCTATACCCCTATGGACTAGCAATAAGTTCTTACATCAATATCAAGCAAGGCAACCACTTCACGATTTTGCTTCTTAACGAAACATGATCCTCAACAAGTTAGATGTGTACACAGGACACAGTagtataaaattttggaacCGACTGGCTTTTTTCAATCATTACATGAAGCACGGCCAATGAACTAGTGCAGAACGAATTTAAAAAGTATGCTGACTTCATAGTCCTTAATGAAGGGGAAATAGACACGGCTGACCTTCTTGCAAGCATGGACGAGCATATCGCTAGAGCAAAGGAGGAGGCTTCCAGCAGAAAGGACATAATGGAGAAGGTTGACAAATGGACAGCCGcctgtgaagaagaaagatggttGGAAGAATATAACAAGGTGCCGTAATGATCTTCCCGAGATACTATATTCTGATGGAAAACAATCTAATGCGTGTCAGCATATTTTGCAGGATGAAAGCAGGTATGCAATGAGTAGGGGTGCACATAAAAATCTGAAACGAGCTGAGCGTGCTAGGATTATGGTTACCAAAATTCCTGGTAATTAACCCTAGAACTTGAGAAATTTTTGGTAATTGAATCTCAAGAAGGTATTCTGAGTGCAAATTAAGAACAGGAGTAATCATGGTTTTTACATTTCTCCTGCAGCACTTGTGGAACTGTTGATTGTCAAGACCAGAACATGGgaagcagaaagaaaaaaagttttattgTATGAAGATGTAAGCTGCGTCTGCAACTGCATTTACACCAATAGCTTTAGAAGCAAATAGAGCAACCCCATGTCGTCTCTgcgcatgtgtgtgtgagagaggtACAGTGCGAGAGGCGTCACTTCGACTATTATGAATCCTCTCGAACTGTTTCTGCAGGTACCATTGTTAGATCTGCTGGACGAGTACACCTTGCTAAGGCAGGAAAAAGAGAACGAGAAACAAAGGCAAAGGGCAAGTAAATTAATTTCCATCAAAATCGTGCCAATTCAATTGTGAAAAAAAGCTCGTAGACTCTGGCTCACAGAAATGGGGCTCCAGACAAGCTTCACCTTATTGAAAACCATGAACTGATACTGTTCCATTTttacaggaaaagaaaaaagttcagaGCAAAGTCAATGGCCGCCAGGAGATTCTCTTTTCACCACGTCCAGGATCTAGCAGCAGTCGATTTTCAACAAGATATTTGAACACAAGCTTTAGTAGCACGGTACCTGTGCAGAGAAGACCTTCCACAGGAATGAATTCCACAATCCAAGGTACATCCCTCATCAAAGAAAATAGCCAGTCACGAAGGCCAAGGATGCCAATGCATCTGAGTTATTCTTATCACAGAGACGACTCCACATCCGAAGTTTCTGCAACATTTTCAGGCCCACAGTCTCCTTGAGTACTATAAATGCCACTCAACTGCCTGCAAAATTTCTGAATTGCACCACTTGGAAAAGCAAGCATATACAACACGAagaattggaaagaaaaaaaaaaaatagttatcaTGGCTGAGACGCCCCACTTTGG
This window of the Nymphaea colorata isolate Beijing-Zhang1983 chromosome 2, ASM883128v2, whole genome shotgun sequence genome carries:
- the LOC116247710 gene encoding 65-kDa microtubule-associated protein 8, which gives rise to MRNSMLIESSCRYLLQELKLIWDEVGEDQIEREKALLELEEECREVCRRKVDRANTLRARLHQLLVDSQAEYTNLLVSLGEGFLAPRPEKLAGTLKQQLDSITPALSEMKKRKDDRVKQFQDVRTQIQRISSEISGNEEPETLEWDVNQGDLSLKRLEDYKIVLQKLYKEKNDRLKKVDEYLRSINSLCAVLGMDSSQILGDIHTSMNTSFGLQLKNINSDTLAKLNDTLAWLKDEKKKRLDKLKMLAKTLKSLWSLMDTPVEEQRAFAHVTATLLASSPSSSDISSSVILTLEVIHKAEVEVERLDQLKATKMKVLFYRKRMELEEICKRSHLDFAPLTEMDSLVDLINSGEIDTADLLASMDEHIARAKEEASSRKDIMEKVDKWTAACEEERWLEEYNKDESRYAMSRGAHKNLKRAERARIMVTKIPALVELLIVKTRTWEAERKKVLLYEDVPLLDLLDEYTLLRQEKENEKQRQREKKKVQSKVNGRQEILFSPRPGSSSSRFSTRYLNTSFSSTVPVQRRPSTGMNSTIQGTSLIKENSQSRRPRMPMHLSYSYHRDDSTSEVSATFSGPQSP